One stretch of Halapricum desulfuricans DNA includes these proteins:
- a CDS encoding NAD-dependent epimerase/dehydratase family protein, giving the protein MKTDLTGRTILITGGAGFIGSHIADTLTTDNDVTVLDDLSSGSRENVPDDATFIEGDVRDDDTLKNAAADADLIFHEAAIVSVEQSIDQPQRCQDVNLGGTLAVLETARREDARVVFASSAAIYGEPTVVPIDEAEPTAPASPYGIDKCGADQYVRTYHDLYGLETVALRYFNVYGPGQTGGDYSGVISIFREQARNGDPITVDGDGSQTRDFVHVEDVVRANLLAATTDAVGTAYNIGTGTEMSIQTLAETVQSIADTDSPIVHGEPRPGDIDRSCADVTRARKQLGYKPEISLGEGLRTLF; this is encoded by the coding sequence ATGAAGACGGATCTCACTGGCCGAACAATACTGATCACTGGTGGTGCCGGATTCATCGGCAGCCACATCGCCGACACCCTCACCACAGACAACGACGTCACCGTCCTCGACGATCTCTCCTCGGGCTCACGCGAGAACGTCCCGGACGACGCAACGTTCATCGAAGGCGACGTCCGGGACGACGACACACTCAAAAACGCGGCAGCAGACGCGGACCTGATCTTCCACGAGGCCGCGATCGTCAGCGTCGAGCAATCGATCGACCAGCCCCAGCGCTGCCAGGACGTCAACCTCGGCGGGACACTCGCCGTCCTCGAGACAGCACGCCGGGAAGACGCCCGCGTCGTCTTCGCCTCCAGCGCCGCGATCTACGGCGAGCCCACGGTGGTCCCGATCGACGAGGCCGAGCCGACGGCACCCGCCTCACCGTACGGGATCGACAAATGCGGGGCCGACCAGTACGTTCGCACCTATCACGACCTCTACGGGCTCGAGACGGTCGCACTCCGGTATTTCAACGTTTACGGGCCCGGACAGACCGGCGGCGACTACAGCGGCGTGATCAGCATCTTCCGCGAGCAAGCCCGGAATGGAGACCCGATCACCGTCGACGGCGACGGCTCGCAGACGCGGGATTTCGTCCACGTCGAGGACGTCGTCCGCGCGAACCTCCTCGCCGCGACCACGGACGCCGTCGGGACCGCCTACAACATCGGCACGGGCACGGAGATGTCGATCCAGACGCTCGCCGAGACCGTCCAGTCGATCGCGGACACCGACTCGCCGATCGTCCACGGCGAGCCCCGGCCCGGCGACATCGACCGCAGCTGTGCCGACGTGACGCGTGCCCGGAAGCAACTCGGTTACAAGCCGGAGATATCCCTCGGAGAAGGGCTGCGAACGCTGTTCTGA
- a CDS encoding sugar transferase, translating to MVTGHRYRIVSGAGVALLTVAAVLVANTEGVQNVVVSTVPVVERLRPAVLTGEDLLFRLVLVTGVVTALLAPLYKPRPRRILNTIFRAERRVFVAGLALATVGYFDHSSRVPRATLLVTFGLLAVAIPLWLVAIRHRPTDGPERALIIGDDPVEISRITSAIDAPVVGYVAPPTPYSGNGDDAGPAVADGAGLVREQPAGEVEIPYLGGLSRLESIIVNKDVDTAVFAFNETDREEFFGVLATCHEFGVDAKIHREKADTVLVADTPGQEILDIDVEPWDWQDRVVKRVFDIAFAGFGLLVASPLLAVIAVAIKLDSPGPVFYSQERTAEFGETFTVYKFRSMVQDAESKTGVKLSEEDAGGRDPRVTRVGRVLRKTHLDEIPQLWSILVGDMSVVGPRPERPELDEDIEREEGVTDWRRRWFVRPGLTGLAQINDVTGHEPEQKLRYDVEYIRRQSFRVDVAIVIRQIWKVLGDVVETVLKRGE from the coding sequence ATGGTAACCGGCCACCGGTATCGGATCGTGAGCGGGGCTGGTGTGGCGTTGCTCACAGTCGCGGCGGTGCTCGTGGCCAACACCGAGGGCGTCCAGAACGTCGTGGTGTCGACGGTCCCGGTCGTCGAGCGGCTGCGGCCGGCGGTGTTGACTGGCGAGGACCTGCTGTTTCGGCTTGTCCTCGTGACGGGCGTCGTGACGGCGTTGCTCGCTCCGCTGTACAAGCCCCGGCCGCGTCGGATCTTGAACACGATCTTCCGGGCCGAACGGCGCGTCTTCGTGGCCGGGCTGGCGCTGGCGACGGTCGGCTATTTCGATCACTCCTCGCGCGTTCCCCGGGCGACGCTGCTGGTCACGTTCGGGCTGCTGGCGGTCGCGATCCCGCTGTGGCTCGTGGCGATCCGTCACCGTCCGACCGACGGGCCCGAGCGCGCGCTCATCATCGGCGACGATCCCGTCGAGATCAGCCGTATCACGTCCGCCATTGACGCGCCCGTCGTCGGCTACGTCGCGCCGCCGACGCCGTACTCCGGGAACGGCGACGACGCAGGGCCGGCCGTCGCCGACGGTGCCGGGCTCGTTCGCGAGCAGCCGGCAGGCGAGGTCGAAATCCCGTATCTCGGCGGGCTCTCCCGGCTCGAGTCGATCATCGTCAACAAGGACGTCGACACGGCTGTCTTCGCGTTCAACGAGACCGATCGCGAGGAGTTCTTCGGCGTGCTCGCGACCTGCCACGAGTTCGGCGTCGACGCGAAGATCCACCGCGAGAAGGCCGACACTGTCTTGGTTGCGGACACGCCCGGCCAGGAGATCCTCGACATCGACGTCGAGCCCTGGGACTGGCAGGATCGGGTTGTCAAGCGCGTCTTCGATATCGCGTTCGCCGGATTCGGACTGCTGGTGGCGTCTCCGTTGCTGGCCGTGATCGCCGTGGCGATCAAACTGGACAGTCCCGGTCCCGTCTTCTACAGCCAGGAGCGGACCGCGGAGTTCGGCGAGACTTTCACCGTGTACAAGTTCCGGAGTATGGTTCAGGACGCGGAATCCAAGACCGGCGTGAAACTGAGCGAAGAGGACGCCGGCGGGCGCGACCCGCGGGTGACTCGTGTCGGGCGCGTCCTGCGCAAAACCCACCTCGACGAGATCCCGCAGCTGTGGTCGATTCTCGTCGGCGACATGAGCGTCGTCGGGCCGCGTCCCGAGCGTCCGGAACTCGACGAGGATATCGAACGCGAGGAAGGCGTCACGGACTGGCGTCGTCGCTGGTTCGTCCGGCCTGGATTGACTGGACTGGCCCAGATCAACGACGTGACGGGCCACGAACCGGAACAGAAGCTCCGCTACGACGTGGAGTACATTCGACGGCAGTCGTTCCGGGTCGACGTCGCGATCGTCATTCGGCAGATCTGGAAGGTGCTTGGCGACGTAGTGGAGACCGTGCTGAAGCGCGGAGAGTGA
- a CDS encoding undecaprenyl-diphosphate phosphatase, with product MDWSIVVALVVGTLQGIFEWLPISSEGNLAIALSALGRSPDDAVAFALFLHLGTALSATVYYRHELRDVLELVPAWRPGRAFEGEQALVTFLAAGTLVSGVVGLAAYATLDAVVSSVTGGTLVVLVGVLLVATGLFQLLSGSVEGEVRAKPRGPDAVLVGALQGLAILPGVSRSGVTAGALLLRGYDGPTSFRLSFLLSIPAAVGGGLLAFADTGLGEVTLLAAAVALGAAATVGYATIDALMRLVERVSFWGVCLALGSLAIVGGILVDPDGFLSAVESVVGLFVSPEY from the coding sequence ATGGACTGGTCGATCGTCGTGGCGCTCGTCGTCGGCACGCTCCAGGGGATCTTCGAGTGGCTCCCGATCTCAAGCGAAGGCAACCTCGCGATCGCGCTGTCGGCGCTCGGACGCTCGCCGGACGACGCCGTCGCGTTCGCACTCTTTTTGCACCTGGGGACGGCGCTGTCGGCGACGGTCTACTACCGCCACGAGTTGCGTGACGTGCTCGAACTGGTGCCGGCCTGGCGGCCGGGCCGGGCTTTCGAGGGCGAACAGGCGCTGGTCACGTTTCTCGCGGCCGGGACGCTGGTCTCCGGGGTCGTCGGGCTTGCAGCGTATGCGACGCTGGACGCGGTGGTCTCGTCGGTCACGGGCGGCACGCTCGTCGTGCTCGTCGGCGTGTTGCTCGTGGCGACCGGGCTCTTCCAGCTCCTCTCCGGTTCTGTCGAAGGCGAGGTACGGGCCAAGCCCCGCGGGCCCGATGCGGTGCTGGTCGGCGCGCTGCAGGGACTCGCGATCCTGCCCGGCGTCTCCCGGTCGGGCGTGACCGCCGGCGCGTTGCTGTTGCGCGGGTATGACGGCCCGACCTCGTTCCGGCTGTCATTTCTGCTGTCGATTCCGGCCGCGGTCGGCGGCGGGCTGCTCGCGTTCGCGGACACCGGTCTCGGCGAGGTAACGCTGCTTGCCGCGGCGGTCGCGCTCGGCGCGGCCGCGACCGTCGGCTACGCGACGATCGACGCGCTCATGCGCCTCGTCGAGCGCGTCTCCTTCTGGGGTGTGTGTCTCGCGCTCGGCTCGCTTGCAATCGTGGGCGGGATCCTGGTCGACCCCGATGGGTTCCTGAGTGCCGTAGAATCGGTCGTCGGCCTGTTTGTGTCGCCCGAGTACTGA
- a CDS encoding DUF4330 family protein produces MALIDDEGRLFGVVNVIDALVVLLVLAVLIAGVALLNPFASTETAEQDAPLETAERYATIDLGEQRPFVAEQISAGDVTSSSDVTVTDVYVGPASGSNVSVTARVRINGSLAEDGNSFRYLGDGVRQGGAFTLETDEYTANGTITRLDTEGVVLGSDTTAVVLRTTVSNTVANAIDIDDTFNLAGRSIATVQAANVYPTSNDSTRRVLLGLDLETVTRESGAYFGGDRAALGSTIPFETDRYELSGEVIGRDAYVPNGSVTTETISVKVENVDPEFADGIEVGMVEESMDEPTAEIVDKRTEPATVILTSDDGNIYERTHPRNEDVYLTVDATVRETASGYQFHAQSLKEGDTITLDFGTITVRGTVTDI; encoded by the coding sequence GTGGCGTTGATCGACGACGAGGGGAGACTGTTCGGCGTCGTCAACGTCATCGACGCGCTGGTCGTACTCCTGGTTCTCGCGGTTCTGATCGCCGGTGTCGCGTTGCTCAATCCGTTCGCATCTACGGAGACGGCCGAACAGGACGCCCCCCTGGAGACGGCCGAGCGATACGCGACGATCGATCTCGGCGAGCAGCGGCCGTTCGTCGCCGAGCAGATCTCCGCCGGTGACGTGACGAGCTCGTCTGACGTCACCGTGACCGACGTCTACGTCGGGCCTGCCAGTGGCTCGAATGTCTCTGTGACTGCACGGGTTCGCATCAACGGCTCGCTCGCTGAGGACGGCAACTCGTTCCGTTATCTCGGTGACGGCGTCAGGCAGGGTGGCGCGTTCACGCTCGAGACGGATGAGTACACTGCGAACGGGACGATCACCCGACTCGACACTGAGGGTGTAGTGCTCGGGAGCGACACAACAGCGGTTGTTCTCAGGACGACCGTCTCGAACACGGTTGCGAATGCGATTGATATCGACGACACTTTTAATCTCGCTGGCCGGTCGATCGCCACTGTCCAAGCGGCGAACGTCTACCCGACCAGCAATGACAGCACGCGTCGGGTCCTCCTCGGGCTGGATCTGGAGACGGTGACGCGCGAGTCCGGCGCGTACTTCGGGGGCGATCGCGCCGCGCTCGGCTCGACGATCCCGTTCGAAACCGATAGATACGAACTCTCCGGGGAAGTCATCGGACGCGACGCCTATGTCCCGAACGGCTCGGTGACCACCGAGACGATCTCCGTGAAAGTCGAGAACGTCGACCCCGAGTTCGCCGACGGGATCGAGGTCGGGATGGTCGAAGAGTCGATGGACGAGCCGACGGCCGAGATCGTCGACAAGCGGACCGAACCTGCGACGGTGATCCTCACCAGCGACGACGGGAATATCTACGAGCGGACCCACCCGCGCAACGAGGACGTCTACCTCACTGTCGACGCGACCGTCCGAGAGACGGCAAGCGGCTATCAGTTCCACGCTCAGTCGCTCAAGGAAGGCGATACGATCACGCTCGACTTCGGGACGATCACTGTCCGGGGCACGGTGACGGACATCTAG
- a CDS encoding LamG-like jellyroll fold domain-containing protein: protein MTDVRAATESLLEDRPDLEDRLKGLLAVDAEHDTWTFEDVPFDSGTFGELVSRGIVEKTDGEYRLRDRAAVEAVLDPDAVEDDTSDDSSLSLPDGPALSLPDVDRVTAIGLGGALALVVLFRVLPYSSVFQGGDVVLSGNDPYAYRYLVRQLLADSGGVLDLSTLSELPGGIEHGEPLFVATLWWVSELFGGAADHVLAWYPVASAVVTALLVYVLTVRVTDDRRVGIAAVALLAIMPGHAFRTGLGFADHHAFDYPWLALTALAVVSLADHDLRDRVTWLWALALGVGVAGQTLAWDAGPLLLVPLAVYVGLVVPSWVRAGRSPIREGAGLVAGLALGATFVAGAHRAFGWHSTEVAAVPGLLLAGTVGALALGAATERFDVGVRPLVGAEAGGLVAGVLAVWALLPSLSEQLTEGIDFLLTTEGIAETTSIVSGQVGSLVGPVFLFGFALFLAVPYLAWASWRCYRRHDPALLAASVYAWVFLALGIVQARFAGQLAIFVAVFGGLGFVHVAAWVDLTDYPTLFGADGSDPRQSDGESRPDDLEWPERREALYTAGLGLGVGSLGTAMTPIKHSQVTIDDSIYEAAAFMREYADEQDWEYPDNYVFSRWGRNRVYNWFVNGESRSYGYAQSNYEDFVTSTDGTEWYERLGDRVGFVATGRGLPIDAGGRTIYERLWGENLGLETDHYRAVWASDDDSRRVYTLVPGARVTGPASAAEDVRIEGDAEIGGRTRSVGLNVSTGEHGVYQATIPLPGTYDVPDGTVEVSAADVREGRLRSAFNGDAYARWPFDEGSGEWAYDRAGGHHGRVHGAEWADGREGAALSFEGQAEEYVEAPIDSLQEFTLGLWASPTALDVSGENDYRDVVRAENGSVLIFEQNGRISFRLPGVGGGRVVGSGVATDEWTHVAVTFDGETRTIYVDGERVARDGVSVGSLEWGESVRFGNRYSTPSRHGYAGRLEDVRLYEGARSDISALFGLE, encoded by the coding sequence ATGACTGACGTGCGGGCGGCGACCGAGTCGCTTCTCGAGGACAGGCCCGACCTCGAAGATCGCCTGAAAGGTCTGCTGGCCGTCGACGCCGAGCACGACACCTGGACGTTCGAGGACGTCCCGTTCGACTCGGGGACGTTCGGCGAACTGGTCTCCCGGGGAATCGTCGAGAAAACCGACGGCGAGTACCGGCTCCGCGACCGGGCGGCCGTCGAGGCGGTGCTGGATCCGGACGCGGTCGAAGATGACACGTCCGACGATTCGTCGCTTTCGTTGCCCGACGGGCCGGCGCTTTCGCTTCCGGACGTCGATCGCGTGACTGCGATCGGACTCGGCGGTGCGCTCGCGCTCGTCGTGCTCTTTCGCGTGCTGCCGTATTCCTCTGTCTTCCAGGGCGGTGACGTCGTCCTCTCGGGCAACGACCCCTACGCCTACCGGTATCTCGTCCGTCAGCTGCTGGCCGACAGCGGCGGCGTGCTGGACCTCTCGACGCTGTCGGAACTTCCGGGCGGGATCGAGCACGGCGAGCCGCTGTTCGTCGCGACGCTGTGGTGGGTCTCGGAACTGTTCGGCGGGGCCGCGGACCACGTGCTGGCGTGGTATCCGGTCGCCTCGGCGGTCGTGACCGCACTGCTGGTGTACGTGCTGACCGTCCGGGTGACGGACGACCGGCGGGTCGGGATCGCCGCCGTGGCGCTGCTGGCGATTATGCCTGGCCACGCCTTCCGGACTGGGCTCGGGTTCGCCGATCATCACGCCTTCGACTACCCCTGGCTCGCGCTGACGGCGCTGGCGGTGGTGTCGCTCGCCGATCACGATCTTCGCGACCGGGTGACGTGGCTCTGGGCGCTCGCGCTGGGCGTCGGCGTCGCCGGGCAGACGCTCGCCTGGGACGCCGGGCCGCTGTTGCTCGTCCCGCTTGCGGTCTACGTGGGACTGGTCGTCCCGTCGTGGGTACGTGCCGGCCGCTCGCCGATTCGCGAGGGGGCGGGGCTGGTCGCCGGACTCGCGCTCGGCGCAACGTTCGTCGCCGGCGCACACCGCGCGTTCGGGTGGCATTCGACCGAAGTCGCGGCCGTTCCGGGGCTGTTGCTCGCCGGCACGGTCGGGGCGCTGGCGCTGGGGGCGGCCACAGAGCGGTTTGACGTCGGCGTGCGACCACTCGTCGGTGCCGAAGCCGGCGGGCTGGTCGCCGGCGTGCTCGCGGTATGGGCGCTGTTACCGTCGCTGTCGGAACAGCTGACCGAGGGGATCGACTTCCTGCTGACGACCGAGGGGATCGCCGAGACGACGTCGATCGTCTCCGGGCAGGTCGGCAGCCTCGTCGGCCCGGTCTTCCTGTTCGGGTTCGCGCTCTTTCTCGCTGTGCCGTATCTGGCGTGGGCGAGCTGGCGGTGCTATCGCCGCCACGATCCGGCACTGCTGGCAGCGTCGGTCTACGCCTGGGTCTTTCTCGCACTCGGGATCGTGCAGGCTCGCTTCGCCGGGCAACTCGCGATTTTCGTCGCCGTCTTCGGCGGTCTCGGGTTCGTCCACGTGGCCGCCTGGGTCGACCTGACGGACTATCCGACGCTGTTCGGTGCGGACGGAAGCGATCCACGCCAGTCGGACGGCGAATCGCGACCGGACGACCTCGAGTGGCCCGAGCGCCGCGAGGCGCTGTACACGGCCGGCCTCGGACTGGGCGTCGGCAGTCTCGGGACCGCGATGACGCCGATCAAACACTCCCAAGTGACGATCGACGATTCGATCTACGAGGCGGCCGCGTTCATGCGCGAGTACGCCGACGAGCAGGACTGGGAGTATCCCGACAACTACGTGTTCAGTCGCTGGGGACGCAACCGGGTGTACAACTGGTTCGTCAACGGCGAGTCCCGGAGTTACGGGTACGCCCAGTCGAACTACGAGGACTTCGTCACCTCGACCGACGGGACAGAGTGGTACGAGCGATTGGGTGATCGGGTGGGGTTCGTCGCGACGGGACGTGGCTTGCCGATCGACGCCGGCGGCCGGACGATCTACGAGCGACTCTGGGGCGAGAACCTGGGGCTCGAGACCGATCACTACCGGGCCGTGTGGGCGAGCGACGACGACTCCCGGCGGGTGTACACGCTGGTTCCGGGTGCGCGTGTGACGGGGCCAGCATCGGCGGCGGAGGACGTGCGCATCGAGGGCGACGCCGAGATCGGCGGGCGAACGCGATCGGTCGGGTTGAACGTCTCGACTGGCGAACACGGCGTCTATCAGGCCACGATCCCGCTGCCCGGGACGTACGACGTCCCGGACGGCACGGTGGAGGTCTCGGCCGCGGACGTTCGGGAAGGACGGCTCCGATCCGCGTTCAACGGTGATGCGTACGCGCGCTGGCCGTTCGACGAGGGATCCGGTGAGTGGGCCTACGACCGCGCAGGTGGCCACCACGGCCGCGTCCACGGGGCAGAGTGGGCTGACGGTCGCGAAGGGGCGGCACTGTCCTTCGAGGGCCAGGCCGAGGAGTATGTCGAGGCTCCGATCGACTCGCTCCAGGAGTTTACGCTCGGTCTCTGGGCGTCTCCGACGGCGCTCGACGTTTCCGGGGAGAACGACTACCGGGACGTCGTCCGGGCGGAAAACGGCAGCGTCCTGATCTTCGAGCAGAACGGCCGGATCAGCTTTCGATTGCCCGGCGTTGGCGGCGGCCGGGTCGTCGGCAGCGGTGTGGCGACCGACGAATGGACCCACGTTGCGGTCACGTTCGATGGAGAGACGCGGACGATCTACGTCGACGGGGAACGCGTCGCGCGGGACGGCGTTTCCGTCGGATCGCTCGAGTGGGGCGAGTCAGTGCGGTTCGGGAACCGATACTCGACGCCGTCGCGTCACGGGTATGCGGGTCGACTCGAGGACGTCCGGCTCTACGAGGGCGCCCGGTCGGATATCTCGGCGCTGTTCGGACTGGAGTGA
- a CDS encoding DUF3368 domain-containing protein: MRDETYARDIAAAEGITTRRMAYIVRRLTQQGSIRVKEGRAVIDAMTDEGWYCAPNVYRQSRARTPVVGVVHAIILQKLDSLAEQRLTTNPNTGADYDSHVMRSTTNALRIMA; encoded by the coding sequence GTGAGAGATGAGACGTACGCTCGTGACATTGCAGCGGCCGAGGGTATCACAACTAGGAGGATGGCATACATTGTACGCAGACTCACACAACAGGGATCGATCCGTGTCAAGGAAGGCCGCGCCGTGATCGATGCGATGACCGATGAGGGATGGTATTGCGCACCGAACGTCTATCGGCAGAGCAGGGCGAGAACCCCGGTGGTCGGGGTTGTTCACGCGATAATTCTACAAAAGCTCGATTCGCTCGCCGAACAGAGATTGACCACAAACCCAAACACTGGAGCCGATTATGACTCGCATGTAATGAGATCGACGACAA